The region GCTCTCCAAGCTGATCCGGATCGAGTCCGGCTACGTCTCCATCTCCACCAACGACGTCAAGGCCCTGCTGCACCACTACCAGGTGACCGATCCGGCGCAGGTGGCGAAGCTGGTCGAACTGGCCCGGGTGGCCCGTCAACGCACCTGGTGGTCGCAGTACCGGGACAGCGTGCCGCCGGCCTACTACGCCTACATCGGACTTGAGGCGGAGGCGTCGCGGCTCTGCTTCTACCAGTCGGTCGGCATGCCCGGACTGTTGCAGACCGAGGCGTTCGCCCAGGCCGTGGTGCACTCGGTGATCCCGAACTTCAACGACGAGGCGGAGGCCCAGGCGTCGGTGGCACTACGGTTGCGCCGCCAGCGGGAGGTGCTCGACCGGCCCGACCCGCCCACCATCGACGTGGTGCTGGACGAGGCCACCCTGCACCGGCAGACCGGCGGCCGCGAGGTGATCCGCGAACAACTGCTCAATCTGGTACGGCTCGCCGAGGTGGAGCACATCACGATCCAGGTGCTGCCGTTCACCTCGACCATCTACACCCCGCTCGGCCAGTTCGTGATCGTCTGCTTCGCCGGGTCGGAGGAGACCGACGCGGTCTACCTGGAGAGCACCGGGCTGGAGGACGTACTCGACCATCCGGAGTCGGTCACCTCGCACCTGGTGACGTTCGAGGGACTGCGGCGGGCGGCGTTGAGCCCGGCGGAGTCCCTCGAACGGATCGCCACCATCGCCCGCGGCCTGACCTGACCGGCACCGCCGGGGCGGGGCGATCGGTCAGCGGGCCGGTGGTTCCCAGGGCGGCGAGAGGGTGACCAGCGGATCGGCGACGCCACCGGACCGGGCGACCTCCTGGGCCCGGCGCAGGGCCCGGGTGAGCTGGCCGAACTGACGCTCCTGGTCGCTGCTGAACAACAGCATCATTTCGCCCCGGTACCGTCCCCACAGTTCGTGCGTTGGTGGGCGCAGCCGGTGGCCGAGGAACGCGAGCACCACCGGCAGGAACGCGGCGGCGCCGAGGGCCAGGTAGGTGGCGGCGTCGAGCCGGTAGAACTCGCCGGTGTAGCCGAAGGCGACCCCGATCACGACCAGCACAGCACCGGTCACCACCACGGTCCGTACGGTGAGCGGGTCGTGTGGGCCCCGGGCGGTCCTGAGCTGGGTCAGTTCGGCGACCGGGAACCGGTGGCCCGCCACGGTGAACGACTCGCTCGTGACCTGTACGCCGGGCTGCCGGTAGAACTCGACCGGAGCGGGCCGACCCGCCCGCCTTTCGGTTACGGATTGTGCACCTGTTCGGCGCGCGGAGTCGCGCGTAGGATGCATGACAGCCTCCAACGGCTCGTGAGGCGGGCTGATGTGGGGGTCTGTAAAGATCGGCACTTGGTGGCAGCCAGGTGCCGATCATCGTTTTTTGCAACGATGCCGTTGCCGGAATTTGATTCCGGCCCTGCAATCATTGTGCGAAGGACACGCCAGCAGTGGGAAGGGCGATTTCAGCCACCTGGCAGATTTCCAGGCGGCAGCTAGCGCCCTGGACAGATTTATGTCCTTCTTTGTGATGGTTTACCCCACCAATGGGCACTACCCCATTTGCCAACACCGGCCAAAAGGGCACTCGGCGAGTCCCGGTACGGGACCCACCCGCCATATCACCAAGCGACTCGGACCCAGCACGGCTAGTGATCACGACATTCCGCCTATCCGTTGCCGCTTGCCGCAGAACGCTCGGCCCCCACTGTTGTCGCCGCCCGACCTGGGACTAGGTTGGTTCCGCTGGTCCGGTGGTCAGTCATCCCCCTGGGTGATGCCGGCCCGGCGCCGCCGAAGCGCTCCGGCCGGACCCGACCACGCAGTGACACTCCGCAGTCGCGGTCCGCGATCGCTCCACAACGGACACCGCTCGTTCGGCGGTGGCCGACCAGCGGACACACCGCTGCCCGTGAAGCGGAACGCCGGCTCGAACCCGGTCCGGCACCACCCGGACCGCGATCGGGACACCCGTTCGGCGGCGGGAAAGGAAGGGGCTCCGCACTCTTGCCATCCACGCGGATCCTGTTGCGCGCGCTCGTCCTGGCGGGTCTGTCGGTCGGGCTGATCGCGCCCACCACGATCGCCCAGGCGGAACCGTCCGCCGCCGAGCTCACGCAGCAGATCGACAAGGCTTCGACCGAGCTGGAAAAGATCGTCGAGTCGTACAACAAGCTCAACGAGCAGATCAAGAGCACCAAGGCCGCGACCGCCGAACTGGGCGT is a window of Micromonospora sp. NBC_01699 DNA encoding:
- a CDS encoding helix-turn-helix domain-containing protein; the encoded protein is MTTAFGPTVGRRRLRSAIRRAREASGLTQEQVALAMDWSLSKLIRIESGYVSISTNDVKALLHHYQVTDPAQVAKLVELARVARQRTWWSQYRDSVPPAYYAYIGLEAEASRLCFYQSVGMPGLLQTEAFAQAVVHSVIPNFNDEAEAQASVALRLRRQREVLDRPDPPTIDVVLDEATLHRQTGGREVIREQLLNLVRLAEVEHITIQVLPFTSTIYTPLGQFVIVCFAGSEETDAVYLESTGLEDVLDHPESVTSHLVTFEGLRRAALSPAESLERIATIARGLT
- a CDS encoding DUF6232 family protein, translating into MHPTRDSARRTGAQSVTERRAGRPAPVEFYRQPGVQVTSESFTVAGHRFPVAELTQLRTARGPHDPLTVRTVVVTGAVLVVIGVAFGYTGEFYRLDAATYLALGAAAFLPVVLAFLGHRLRPPTHELWGRYRGEMMLLFSSDQERQFGQLTRALRRAQEVARSGGVADPLVTLSPPWEPPAR